From Mycolicibacterium nivoides, a single genomic window includes:
- a CDS encoding SMI1/KNR4 family protein, with translation MDPAHVWKVPPYENYVQPPLTDELLDATEQRLGVRLPESLVALLRRQNGGYLQVGFPEDRDYNTTHDIIRGIGTRFPRLEKDAWWHDDEDFEPRPSDAEWLVPFDGDGHWDLCLDYRRSPTDSASLRIDAAVVVIDTEARDPDVESFVAASFDEYLAQLVPTGDGES, from the coding sequence GTGGACCCAGCACACGTTTGGAAAGTGCCGCCCTACGAGAACTATGTGCAGCCGCCGTTGACCGATGAGCTGCTCGACGCGACCGAACAACGACTGGGTGTGCGCCTGCCCGAATCCCTCGTCGCCCTGCTCCGTCGCCAGAACGGTGGCTATCTCCAGGTCGGCTTCCCCGAGGACCGGGACTACAACACGACCCACGACATCATCCGCGGCATCGGAACGAGGTTCCCGCGCCTCGAGAAGGACGCGTGGTGGCACGACGACGAGGACTTCGAACCCAGGCCGTCCGACGCGGAGTGGCTCGTCCCCTTCGACGGAGACGGGCACTGGGATCTGTGCCTCGACTATCGGCGGTCACCGACGGACTCGGCTAGCCTCCGAATCGACGCGGCCGTGGTCGTGATCGACACGGAGGCACGCGATCCCGACGTCGAGTCGTTCGTCGCCGCGTCGTTCGACGAGTACCTGGCACAGCTGGTGCCGACAGGCGACGGTGAGTCCTAG
- a CDS encoding type VII secretion target — MANELEVDAGGLRVAAAGSDGLAAGLAGGSFDAAASAQPSGAGVAAMNAALTSVKSRQSARITGQADDLSVSSARYDSTDTDGGDAITAVSV; from the coding sequence ATGGCAAACGAGTTGGAAGTCGACGCGGGCGGTCTGCGGGTAGCGGCTGCCGGCAGTGACGGCCTCGCAGCTGGGCTGGCAGGTGGGTCCTTCGACGCCGCGGCATCGGCACAGCCCAGCGGCGCAGGTGTAGCCGCCATGAACGCGGCGCTCACCTCCGTGAAGAGTCGCCAGTCGGCACGGATCACCGGCCAAGCCGATGACCTCTCCGTGAGCAGTGCCCGCTACGACAGCACCGACACCGATGGCGGGGACGCCATCACCGCGGTGTCGGTGTGA
- a CDS encoding histone-like nucleoid-structuring protein Lsr2, with protein MGKRVTVTLFDDYEPELEAEVERDFGVGGVNYHLDLSEKNAKQFDKDMAKWLEVASRVGKETGRKRSSSKNTFSGGEPGLPLAEIRRFAQASGIEVSDRGRVSAEVVRAWKAAGSPVGEEIDKLEKAAPAKKAAPAKKAAPAPKKDDPQFSAAGQA; from the coding sequence ATGGGTAAGCGGGTAACCGTCACACTGTTCGATGACTACGAGCCGGAGCTGGAAGCCGAGGTCGAACGCGACTTCGGCGTCGGAGGAGTCAACTACCACCTGGACCTGTCCGAGAAGAACGCTAAGCAGTTCGACAAGGACATGGCGAAGTGGCTGGAAGTGGCTTCACGCGTCGGCAAAGAAACCGGACGCAAGCGCTCTAGCAGCAAGAACACGTTCTCCGGCGGAGAACCCGGCCTGCCACTCGCCGAAATCCGGCGGTTTGCACAGGCCAGCGGGATCGAGGTCTCTGACCGTGGCCGCGTGTCCGCAGAGGTTGTGCGGGCATGGAAAGCCGCAGGCTCGCCGGTCGGCGAAGAAATCGACAAACTCGAGAAGGCCGCGCCAGCTAAGAAAGCCGCGCCAGCTAAGAAAGCTGCACCGGCACCGAAGAAAGACGACCCGCAGTTTTCAGCCGCCGGGCAGGCTTAA
- a CDS encoding metallophosphoesterase, with amino-acid sequence MQYFTADLHLAHPKLAGLRGFGSVAAHDAAVMAALYRLNPETDVLWVLGDICAGGIASMESALEQLTTLQLPMHLVTGNHDPVHPMYRGGQKHFADYAAVFASVQQVARTKVGEHGVMLSHFPYAGTPDRFSRKSFDQYQLPDLGMWLIHGHTHATERRSGKRSICVSLEAWNLRPASAEELTAEMQLR; translated from the coding sequence GTGCAGTACTTCACCGCCGACTTGCATCTCGCGCACCCGAAGCTCGCGGGCCTGCGCGGGTTCGGCAGCGTCGCCGCGCACGACGCTGCCGTGATGGCGGCGCTTTACCGACTCAACCCTGAGACCGACGTGCTGTGGGTTCTCGGCGACATCTGCGCGGGCGGCATCGCCTCCATGGAGTCGGCGCTGGAACAGCTGACCACCCTGCAGTTGCCGATGCACCTGGTGACCGGGAATCACGACCCCGTGCACCCGATGTATCGCGGCGGGCAGAAGCACTTCGCCGACTACGCGGCGGTGTTCGCGAGCGTGCAGCAGGTGGCGCGGACGAAGGTGGGCGAGCACGGCGTGATGCTCAGCCACTTCCCGTACGCGGGGACACCGGACCGGTTCTCCCGCAAGAGCTTCGACCAGTACCAGCTTCCCGACCTCGGCATGTGGCTGATCCACGGACACACGCACGCCACCGAACGCAGGTCGGGGAAACGGTCGATCTGCGTGAGCTTGGAGGCGTGGAATCTGCGGCCGGCGTCGGCCGAGGAGCTCACCGCGGAGATGCAGCTGCGCTAG
- a CDS encoding helix-turn-helix domain-containing protein, whose amino-acid sequence MVRKLGYRPREVVEATGFSLRTVQRKISSGELVAHRCGSAVIVYPEDLDAWLGSLPRVVTGDAA is encoded by the coding sequence ATGGTGAGGAAGCTGGGCTACCGGCCGCGCGAGGTGGTCGAGGCGACAGGCTTCAGCCTGCGCACCGTCCAGCGCAAGATCTCGTCGGGGGAACTCGTCGCGCACCGGTGTGGAAGCGCGGTGATCGTCTATCCGGAGGATCTCGATGCCTGGTTGGGCTCGCTCCCGCGTGTGGTGACCGGAGACGCGGCGTGA
- a CDS encoding GAD-like domain-containing protein, which translates to MFLTKLPFSIPGPACTDEHVKAYTGLVPDCLISYWQEFGFSGFGNGTAWLVDPIEWKVTTEEVLLDRVQHPQLGADARYIPFVRSAFGKVWFWTPGYGISLIVDPARGELFVKPPARKLSPSGFERAMLSFFGASTMERFEFFDKNERPMFERVHQQLGDLRFDELYGFAPGLLVGGPAIVEATHLFQIHVHMALLRSVIGDDWYVVA; encoded by the coding sequence TTGTTCCTCACGAAGCTCCCGTTCTCGATCCCCGGGCCCGCGTGCACTGACGAGCACGTTAAGGCCTATACCGGACTCGTCCCTGACTGCCTGATCTCCTACTGGCAGGAGTTTGGGTTCTCCGGGTTCGGGAACGGGACGGCCTGGTTGGTGGATCCGATCGAGTGGAAGGTGACCACCGAGGAGGTCCTCCTCGATCGAGTTCAGCACCCACAGCTGGGCGCGGACGCGCGGTACATTCCGTTCGTCCGAAGTGCTTTCGGGAAGGTGTGGTTCTGGACGCCCGGGTACGGGATATCGCTGATCGTTGATCCGGCGCGCGGAGAGCTGTTCGTCAAGCCGCCGGCGAGAAAGCTCTCCCCTAGTGGATTCGAGCGGGCGATGCTGTCGTTCTTCGGCGCGTCGACCATGGAGCGGTTCGAGTTCTTCGACAAGAACGAGAGGCCCATGTTCGAGCGGGTCCACCAGCAACTCGGAGACTTGCGGTTCGACGAGCTGTACGGATTCGCGCCGGGTCTACTTGTCGGCGGCCCTGCGATTGTGGAGGCCACCCACCTGTTCCAGATTCATGTCCACATGGCGCTCCTGAGATCGGTCATCGGCGACGACTGGTATGTGGTTGCGTAA
- a CDS encoding nucleotidyltransferase domain-containing protein, translating into MAEIRPLIIGEIGSFAHGLNREDSDHDYIGIYADPPEALIGLKPQVGAVRRRDKPEGVKSEAGDSETQFYGLRKYVSLVCQGNPTVMTLLFTPNLIFPDMIRLQENRHLFLSKRLAARHMGYADSMSARLTGERAPRTNRPELIEAHGYDTKAAFHALRLLMQGHEMLVHQEMQMPMMELRRDYLLSIRNGEVAQEQVLDDIADWRAMIQRAEQTTSLPDEPNRAKIDQWLIDTHAQSWGLQPLRSAS; encoded by the coding sequence ATGGCTGAGATAAGGCCATTGATCATTGGCGAGATTGGATCGTTTGCCCACGGCCTAAACCGTGAGGACTCCGACCATGACTACATCGGCATCTACGCCGATCCGCCAGAAGCGCTAATCGGCCTTAAGCCGCAGGTCGGAGCTGTGCGTCGGCGCGACAAGCCCGAAGGCGTTAAGAGTGAGGCCGGGGACTCCGAGACGCAGTTTTACGGTCTGCGTAAATATGTGAGCCTCGTTTGCCAGGGCAACCCTACGGTTATGACCCTGCTGTTCACCCCTAACCTGATCTTCCCTGACATGATCAGGCTGCAAGAGAACCGGCACCTATTCCTAAGCAAGCGGCTAGCTGCCCGGCACATGGGATACGCAGACTCAATGAGTGCCCGGCTAACCGGCGAACGTGCGCCGCGCACCAACCGGCCCGAGCTAATCGAGGCACACGGCTACGACACTAAGGCCGCATTCCACGCGCTCCGTCTGCTCATGCAGGGCCACGAAATGCTGGTCCACCAGGAAATGCAGATGCCAATGATGGAGCTTAGGCGGGACTACCTGCTCAGCATCCGCAACGGCGAGGTCGCCCAGGAGCAAGTGCTAGACGACATCGCGGACTGGCGGGCCATGATCCAACGCGCTGAGCAGACGACTTCCTTGCCAGACGAACCTAACCGGGCCAAGATCGACCAATGGTTAATCGACACGCACGCGCAGTCGTGGGGCTTGCAGCCCTTGCGTTCAGCGTCCTAG
- a CDS encoding PE-PPE domain-containing protein: MNKRFSSYSREKDGTPLRVDGYFGYPDRDVQQEYERRTNQVQDGIVSDGDLAALGLIATPPAEELPVLFTVSGTFADMWSGYPADVARALAGVYYWQPVNYPAAAFPMGASVDVGVRELIDLINKMRPGRKFALCGYSQGAIVCSLVLIEILFGSLSHRKGDLLGGSMIGNPMRQGGVSFPGGRDPGGRGIASEQLKVTPPNWNEYADPDDIYAATPTGAGGEEMSSIYAVVMDPLKGAPKLVWQIWELLANPAAETPALVKAIVLGLRFAGTRTAAHVEYHIRQATPGTTYLQHAINHLRSIKG; this comes from the coding sequence ATGAATAAGCGGTTTTCGTCCTACTCGCGCGAGAAGGATGGAACTCCGCTTAGGGTCGACGGCTATTTCGGTTATCCGGACCGTGACGTTCAGCAGGAGTACGAGCGGCGCACTAATCAGGTACAGGACGGCATTGTTAGCGATGGCGACTTGGCGGCGCTGGGGTTGATTGCGACTCCACCCGCCGAGGAGCTGCCAGTTCTGTTCACGGTTAGCGGGACGTTCGCGGACATGTGGTCGGGTTACCCGGCGGATGTTGCTCGCGCGCTGGCGGGCGTCTACTACTGGCAGCCGGTCAACTATCCGGCGGCAGCGTTCCCGATGGGGGCGAGTGTCGATGTGGGCGTGCGTGAGCTTATCGACCTGATTAACAAGATGAGGCCGGGCCGGAAGTTCGCGCTGTGTGGTTACAGCCAGGGCGCAATCGTGTGCTCGCTGGTGCTGATTGAGATTCTGTTCGGCAGCCTGTCGCACCGTAAGGGCGATCTGCTGGGCGGCTCCATGATCGGTAACCCGATGCGGCAAGGCGGGGTGTCGTTCCCTGGTGGGCGCGATCCTGGCGGGCGCGGTATCGCGTCGGAACAGCTTAAGGTGACGCCGCCGAACTGGAATGAGTACGCGGACCCTGACGACATTTACGCGGCCACGCCTACGGGCGCTGGGGGAGAGGAAATGTCCTCAATCTATGCCGTGGTGATGGACCCGCTTAAGGGTGCGCCGAAGCTGGTGTGGCAGATTTGGGAGCTTTTGGCTAACCCGGCTGCGGAGACTCCGGCTCTTGTTAAGGCAATCGTGCTGGGGCTTAGGTTCGCGGGTACGCGGACGGCTGCGCATGTGGAGTATCACATTCGTCAGGCCACGCCAGGTACCACGTATTTGCAGCACGCAATCAATCATTTACGAAGCATTAAGGGGTAA
- a CDS encoding DUF2185 domain-containing protein, giving the protein MTSYIEFIPHAGACLATTNVMERRGKVRWMVRVPSTGGADNGWQIMSHIDTTEYLTDKSNWRIVAFNDLCNIEPALIGIYDFPVGSDLQIVRDERGISIYDTPTGRQIPVEEFYVPPQFRD; this is encoded by the coding sequence GTGACCAGTTATATCGAGTTCATCCCCCACGCCGGAGCGTGCTTGGCGACGACCAACGTCATGGAGCGTCGCGGCAAGGTGCGGTGGATGGTGAGGGTGCCGTCCACGGGCGGTGCGGACAACGGCTGGCAGATCATGAGCCACATCGACACCACTGAGTACCTCACCGACAAGAGCAACTGGCGGATCGTCGCGTTCAACGACCTGTGCAACATCGAGCCGGCACTCATCGGCATCTACGACTTCCCCGTCGGCTCTGACCTGCAGATCGTTCGCGATGAGCGCGGCATCAGCATCTACGACACACCCACTGGGCGGCAGATCCCCGTTGAGGAGTTCTACGTGCCGCCCCAGTTCCGAGACTGA
- a CDS encoding tyrosine-type recombinase/integrase: MLQRMARIPDYVKVIDLDSGRRYEVRPEVTGADGKRRQKRRRFKTLKEAVDHYTAIAGDRGRGIHVAPSELTVEEAVDSWLLGQRVRSKTMSAYITSLRPIVDHLGSRPVQSITKDDIEGVVQALRAGTSNMGTWNAPTKLKKSAKKVRSPWAATSINPMLARIRSVFSDLVDQGVLVRNVAALVKPLATDSERKMTTLTAEQVTQLLAATDSHPFGIAWRLAVLGLRRGEILALRWDAVDFEAGTLSVTAARLATAGGATTGAPKTKTSVRTLPMPEDLTAALRRVRKRQKEQKLALGSKWTDSGYVIVDELGVAPYPDTLTAAWRKALANAGLPHVRLHDARHSCATLMHLSGVPTVVIAAWLGHQDPGFTLRTYAHSNHDALADAAAMLGSITTGKKKDAQ, translated from the coding sequence ATGCTTCAGCGCATGGCACGGATACCCGACTACGTGAAGGTCATCGATCTGGACAGCGGCCGCCGCTACGAAGTGCGACCCGAGGTCACCGGCGCTGACGGCAAACGGCGGCAGAAGCGACGGAGGTTCAAGACCCTCAAGGAGGCGGTGGATCACTACACCGCGATCGCTGGCGACCGCGGTCGAGGCATCCACGTTGCACCCAGCGAACTGACTGTGGAGGAGGCCGTCGACTCCTGGTTGCTCGGGCAGCGGGTCAGATCCAAGACCATGAGCGCGTACATCACGAGCCTTCGACCGATCGTGGACCACCTCGGCTCACGGCCGGTGCAGAGCATCACGAAGGATGACATCGAAGGTGTGGTGCAGGCGCTGCGCGCGGGCACGTCGAATATGGGTACCTGGAACGCGCCGACCAAGCTGAAGAAGTCCGCGAAGAAGGTGCGCTCCCCCTGGGCTGCCACGTCCATCAACCCGATGTTGGCCCGGATCCGCTCGGTGTTCTCCGACCTTGTGGATCAGGGCGTGCTTGTCCGGAACGTCGCCGCGTTGGTGAAGCCGCTCGCCACCGACTCCGAGAGGAAGATGACGACGTTGACCGCCGAGCAGGTCACCCAGCTGCTCGCCGCGACCGACTCCCATCCGTTCGGGATCGCCTGGCGGCTGGCGGTTCTCGGCCTGCGCCGCGGGGAGATTCTCGCGCTGCGGTGGGACGCGGTCGACTTCGAAGCCGGCACGCTCTCGGTGACGGCCGCGCGGCTCGCCACGGCGGGTGGCGCCACGACCGGAGCCCCGAAGACGAAGACCAGCGTGCGCACCCTCCCGATGCCCGAGGACTTGACCGCTGCGCTCCGCCGCGTCCGGAAGCGGCAGAAGGAACAGAAGCTCGCGCTGGGGTCGAAGTGGACCGACAGCGGCTACGTCATCGTGGACGAGCTCGGGGTCGCGCCGTACCCGGATACGCTCACCGCGGCGTGGCGCAAGGCACTCGCCAACGCCGGTCTCCCCCACGTGCGGCTGCATGATGCGCGGCACAGCTGCGCGACCTTGATGCACCTCTCGGGTGTGCCGACCGTGGTGATCGCGGCGTGGCTCGGCCACCAAGATCCCGGCTTCACGCTCCGGACCTACGCGCACTCGAACCACGACGCACTCGCCGATGCCGCAGCCATGCTCGGCTCGATCACGACCGGGAAGAAGAAGGACGCACAGTAG
- a CDS encoding helix-turn-helix domain-containing protein yields MGDEMPAKWIPKRVTQADHAVGAVLRRVRERAGLTLDQAAEASGISKPVLSKTERGERAARVTELLPLATAYRVTAEQIVAEIAADPEVQAAGDQ; encoded by the coding sequence GTGGGTGACGAGATGCCGGCGAAGTGGATCCCGAAGCGTGTGACGCAGGCCGACCACGCCGTGGGAGCAGTACTGCGGCGCGTGCGCGAACGCGCAGGACTGACGCTCGATCAGGCAGCCGAGGCGTCCGGCATCAGCAAGCCCGTCCTGAGCAAGACCGAGCGCGGGGAGCGAGCCGCGAGGGTGACCGAACTCCTGCCGCTCGCCACGGCGTACAGGGTGACCGCCGAGCAGATCGTCGCCGAGATCGCGGCCGACCCCGAGGTGCAGGCAGCGGGCGACCAGTAG
- a CDS encoding helix-turn-helix domain-containing protein, whose translation MEPDDRLLTIPEAIRVLRISRTHFFRLMRQGVIVPMRLGGRTLIPACEIQRLIDENYRPPPSSGG comes from the coding sequence ATGGAGCCCGATGACCGGCTTCTCACCATCCCTGAGGCGATCCGCGTACTCAGGATCAGCCGCACGCACTTCTTCAGGTTGATGCGGCAAGGTGTCATCGTGCCGATGCGACTCGGCGGTCGCACACTCATCCCGGCGTGCGAGATCCAGCGACTGATCGACGAGAACTACCGGCCGCCGCCGAGCAGCGGCGGGTAG
- a CDS encoding helicase HerA domain-containing protein has translation MTGFDELFGDTSTTTTTAAAPTKKTKTADASIKPAADRPQRSQADHDGEVRAAADRYMALLPEIRAARPQGPRAEEAAPQLTGPAWVIDAWETALFGGDHAAFGLDARFGAEVFTRGDTLYVQVTVPAELAGEGRKAVAETMFAETARRQNLGDYEVEPGEDKRKFFLVRTNAFDTTNGWREHPKTRAFYRSATTGGTYHQELFDLVGLRVIDPKTGEIKYPQREFGSDDRGGTVTLTLPPGMLPRDVIAAEPALRAALAMPELTVTAGDGLRPTIHLNSKPLVRAFPKSNPLSAGRLWLPRTEAERYAVSNEVRLFLGVTETGEVVAPRLKDRSHAAIFGMTNSGKSTTMVILARSLAAQGAEVWLADAKGTPEFRSLYKENVPGITHLSVATPALMHATVHKLRELYKFRAAVANELADRGLGVDDILWPRVVLIFDEMGEFLNTALSDGGDKVAKAQAQATVNMLGEIGAKARAYGVHLIVAGQHVYVAALPNKVKEHLSIRAVLGKASDTHIQRLFDEQDRDAAKAAREGILPGQKGRGIVMADDAEVVQFQSFYNDADQAAKFARDTAGTPRLKRWGHQFPIEDDAPGAHGAWQSWGAWEGDKSFEPDGTVEDLGTVVLDRLNPVTGELEPDPGAAAWDMTSPAYNPGSAPLSAAFQNVN, from the coding sequence ATGACCGGGTTCGACGAACTGTTCGGCGACACGTCCACCACCACCACCACCGCCGCGGCGCCGACGAAGAAGACGAAGACCGCCGACGCCTCCATCAAGCCCGCCGCTGACCGACCCCAGCGGAGCCAGGCTGACCACGACGGCGAGGTACGGGCCGCGGCCGACCGGTACATGGCGCTGCTCCCCGAGATCCGTGCGGCACGCCCGCAGGGCCCTCGCGCCGAGGAAGCCGCTCCGCAGCTCACCGGTCCTGCCTGGGTGATCGACGCCTGGGAGACCGCGCTGTTCGGTGGTGACCACGCCGCGTTCGGCCTCGACGCACGCTTCGGCGCTGAGGTCTTCACCCGAGGGGACACGCTCTACGTTCAGGTCACCGTGCCCGCCGAGCTCGCTGGCGAGGGACGCAAGGCTGTCGCGGAGACGATGTTCGCCGAGACCGCCCGCCGGCAGAACCTCGGTGACTACGAGGTGGAGCCCGGCGAGGACAAGCGCAAGTTCTTCCTCGTCCGCACCAACGCCTTCGACACCACGAACGGCTGGCGCGAGCATCCGAAGACGCGCGCCTTCTACCGCAGCGCAACCACCGGTGGCACCTACCACCAGGAGCTGTTCGACCTCGTCGGCCTCCGCGTGATCGACCCGAAGACCGGCGAGATCAAGTACCCGCAGCGCGAGTTCGGATCCGACGACCGAGGCGGAACGGTGACGCTGACACTGCCGCCGGGGATGCTGCCGCGCGACGTGATCGCAGCTGAGCCGGCGCTGCGCGCAGCGTTGGCGATGCCGGAGCTGACGGTGACGGCGGGCGACGGACTGCGGCCGACGATCCACCTGAACTCGAAGCCGTTGGTGCGTGCGTTCCCCAAGTCGAACCCGTTGTCGGCGGGGCGTCTCTGGCTGCCGCGCACCGAGGCCGAGCGCTACGCCGTCAGCAACGAGGTGCGCCTGTTCCTCGGCGTGACCGAGACCGGAGAGGTGGTCGCGCCGCGGCTCAAGGACCGCAGTCACGCCGCGATCTTCGGCATGACGAACAGCGGCAAGAGCACCACCATGGTCATCCTCGCGCGCAGTCTCGCGGCGCAGGGCGCCGAAGTGTGGCTCGCAGATGCAAAGGGCACGCCGGAGTTCCGCAGCCTCTACAAGGAGAACGTCCCGGGGATCACGCACCTGAGCGTTGCGACTCCCGCACTCATGCACGCCACCGTGCACAAGCTGCGGGAGTTGTACAAGTTCCGCGCGGCCGTGGCCAACGAGCTCGCGGACCGAGGCCTCGGCGTCGACGACATCCTCTGGCCGCGCGTCGTCCTGATCTTCGACGAGATGGGCGAGTTCCTCAACACCGCCTTGAGCGACGGCGGCGACAAGGTCGCCAAGGCTCAGGCGCAAGCCACCGTGAACATGTTGGGCGAGATCGGGGCGAAGGCCCGCGCCTACGGCGTGCACCTGATCGTGGCCGGACAGCACGTCTACGTCGCGGCGCTCCCGAACAAGGTGAAGGAGCACCTCAGCATCCGCGCCGTGCTCGGCAAGGCGTCCGACACGCACATCCAGCGGCTCTTCGACGAGCAGGATCGCGACGCCGCGAAGGCCGCGCGTGAGGGGATCCTCCCGGGCCAGAAGGGCCGCGGGATCGTGATGGCCGACGACGCCGAAGTGGTGCAGTTCCAGTCGTTCTACAACGACGCGGACCAGGCCGCGAAGTTCGCTCGCGACACCGCAGGTACCCCGCGCCTCAAGCGGTGGGGACACCAGTTCCCGATCGAAGACGACGCCCCCGGGGCGCACGGTGCGTGGCAGTCGTGGGGGGCGTGGGAGGGCGACAAGTCCTTCGAGCCGGACGGCACTGTCGAGGACCTCGGCACTGTCGTCCTGGACCGGCTGAACCCAGTCACGGGAGAGCTGGAACCCGATCCCGGCGCCGCGGCCTGGGACATGACCAGTCCTGCCTACAACCCCGGATCGGCGCCGCTGTCCGCCGCCTTCCAGAACGTCAACTGA
- a CDS encoding helix-turn-helix domain-containing protein gives MSENQNDLAVAIAALLAAVGQTQSAAPAAPVTMLTVAETAELLRCSESLIYAQMKDGRLRGVKVGRRRLVPMTEIDRLIAGDIAAA, from the coding sequence ATGAGCGAGAACCAGAACGACCTCGCCGTCGCGATCGCCGCGTTGCTGGCCGCGGTGGGGCAGACGCAGTCCGCGGCGCCGGCCGCACCCGTCACGATGCTGACCGTCGCCGAGACGGCGGAGCTGCTCCGCTGTAGCGAGTCCCTGATCTATGCACAGATGAAGGACGGCCGTCTTCGCGGCGTGAAGGTGGGCAGGCGTCGGCTGGTGCCCATGACCGAGATCGACCGACTGATCGCGGGTGACATCGCGGCGGCATAG
- a CDS encoding DUF2637 domain-containing protein, with product MKITEKISDPLREVRAILWTLLISATVASIAGNIAHTVIVHGLHWATIGPVVLALLGPTALLGLFHLMAAWARVQGAGLAIFWFYLLAIIGLASAAFRLSFAALRDLALHYNYGRFDAALFPLILDGLIAVCTVGLVAATRPRRKEKRAARPSIPQRVRTWWRGTPADAEPVQAVQTTANRDAEHADTPEYPDTLTWLAPVHSIEQTAVEQAVHQSTETAPEPAEQPVHQPADDAPAPASDTGALILTSDDEAVHRPGAPVHQESETQPAHTVERPHLVAVHRTDAPAQDGAETPVVQPVHLAQAEAVVQAGASELPVSRIAEVFARKDRGESQNTIAKAVPVNKRTVSKILAAREELDTTTAEEPEPAFA from the coding sequence ATGAAGATCACCGAGAAGATCTCGGACCCCCTGCGTGAAGTACGCGCGATCCTGTGGACCCTGCTGATCTCCGCGACGGTGGCCAGCATCGCAGGGAACATCGCCCACACGGTGATCGTCCACGGCTTGCACTGGGCGACGATCGGCCCCGTCGTCCTCGCTCTGCTGGGGCCGACCGCACTGCTGGGGCTGTTCCACCTCATGGCCGCGTGGGCACGGGTACAGGGGGCCGGCCTCGCGATCTTCTGGTTCTACCTCCTGGCGATCATCGGCCTGGCCAGCGCGGCGTTCCGACTCAGCTTCGCGGCCCTGCGTGACCTCGCACTGCACTACAACTACGGCCGTTTCGACGCCGCACTGTTCCCGCTGATCCTCGACGGGCTGATCGCGGTGTGCACTGTGGGACTAGTGGCCGCGACCCGCCCGCGACGCAAGGAGAAGCGGGCCGCTCGTCCGTCGATCCCGCAGCGTGTGCGCACCTGGTGGCGTGGCACCCCCGCCGACGCGGAGCCGGTGCAGGCGGTGCAGACCACCGCGAACCGCGACGCGGAGCACGCAGATACACCGGAGTACCCCGACACTCTGACGTGGCTCGCGCCAGTGCACAGCATCGAGCAGACCGCCGTGGAGCAGGCGGTGCACCAGTCCACGGAGACTGCACCGGAGCCCGCGGAGCAGCCGGTGCACCAGCCCGCAGACGATGCACCGGCCCCTGCGTCGGATACCGGTGCACTGATCCTGACCAGCGACGACGAGGCAGTGCACCGCCCCGGTGCACCGGTGCACCAGGAGTCCGAGACCCAGCCGGCGCACACCGTGGAGCGCCCCCACCTCGTCGCGGTGCACCGCACCGATGCACCGGCGCAGGACGGAGCGGAGACCCCGGTGGTGCAGCCGGTGCACCTGGCGCAGGCCGAAGCGGTGGTGCAGGCCGGTGCTTCAGAACTGCCTGTGTCGCGCATCGCCGAAGTCTTCGCCCGCAAGGACCGCGGCGAGTCGCAGAACACGATCGCCAAGGCCGTACCCGTGAACAAGCGGACCGTGTCGAAGATCCTCGCCGCGCGCGAGGAACTCGACACCACCACCGCCGAGGAACCCGAGCCGGCCTTCGCATAG